The DNA window ATCTATAAAAGAATTAGTTAAAATTGTTAATTTAATTCTCAAAAACAGTGAAAAGGACAATGAAGAATATATTCAATTTTCAGTTATTATAGAAAATTTATATAAAAAAATACCGGATTTTAATCCCAAAAATTATGGTTTTTCAAATAATAAACCAAGTTTGTTTTTTAAAGATACTCTTAAAGATACATATGATTTTAAACAATCAAACAAAACTTTATATATTAAAATTAAAAAATAAATTATATATTAATTTTTTAATTAATATATAAGAAAGTTAATATCAAAATCTACAAAGAAATTTAGATAGAGTTTAATGATAAAAGTTATTTTAATAACAATTGAAATTTTTTTCTCTTTATGAATTAAATTAAAATTATAAAGTTATTACTTAATAAAAATTTAATTGACTCATTTAAATTGTAAATAATAACTTTAAATAGAAAAAATATTTGGATTTAATTATTAACTTAAGAAGCAAAACAATATCAAAAAAGTAAGAGAAAATTTTAAACAAAATAACAAGTCAATCTGAAACTAAATAAAAATTAAAAGAAAAAGTATTTGTATACTTTTTCAAAGTAATAAATTTAGCACAATTAAATATATTAAATATGGAGAATTATATTAATGAATAAGAAAACTTTTACTATACTTAAAACAACCTTTAATATCACTAGTACCAAATTTAATTTTTTAATATATGATTTTGGGGGATTTGCAAGAAAAAATAGAAATTATATTTTTAACATTAGTGAATCTAATGAGTTTTATTTTCCAGAATATTTTCTTGAACAATATACTAATTATAATAAGAATAAACAAGATATCTTAAATTTATCAAAAGTATCGATAGAATATGAATCCTTAAAAAATAAAATTCAAGTACAAGAAAAAAAAATTACTGGTCAATTTTCAGAAATATGTCAAATAGGTATGAGTATTGAAAACAAAAAATATAAAAATATTAATAAACACTCTAGAAATTCAAAGAATGTATCTAGAAATGGTTATGATGGTATATTAGTGGACCCCGAGAAAAGTGAAATATTATTTTTTGAATCCAAATCATCAATATGTAAAATTAGTGAAGGGGAAACAATATCAAAAATAAAAAGTTTATTTAAAAAAGGTTTGGAAACAATATATGGAATTAGGGATGATAAATTTAGTAAAGTAATGAATCCTATAGACCAAAAACCGCTAGATGCAAAAAAAATAATAGATAGAGTTATTGAGTTTGATAGAATGACTAAGGATTTAGAAAAATATAATATTGCTAATAAAGATATTGTTGCTGCTGAAATTACTAGATTTGCTCAAGAAGCTTCAAGAATTGAGTCTGAAAATATATTTTTAGATATAAAAAGGCAAATTATTGGAATTACTATATTTAATAACGAAAATGAAAATTTAGAAGATATTTTTATTGATTTTCAAAACTCGATACAAGCGGAATTTGCAAAATGACAAGAAAACCCAAAAATTAACATATCCAAAATTTATAAAATATTATTTGATAGAATAAATAATGAAAAATTAATAAGTATAGAAATTAATTTAGTATTTCTAGAAAAAGACCCAATGCTAATTATTAAAAATGGCATAGAAATGTCTTTAAAGAAAGAGTGATGAAATGAATAAAGAAAACTATAATGGATTTTTGAATTATTTTGAAATGTTTGGAGCATTATCAAACTTATATTCACTTTTTGATAAAAACCTTTTGACTAAAATAGGAAATTTGGATGAGAAAGAGATAGGAACTATTTTAGGAGTTATAAAATATATAATAAGGAAAGATATTAGTATAGAAGGTTTTGAAAGAGACGAGCAAAAAAATTCTATAAATGATATTTTAAATATCTTAGATGATGTTTTAAACAAATTCTTCGGAAATTCCGATGATAATAAACAAATATTAAAACAAATTAATGATTTAAAAGCCAAATTAGGCTATCCTAAAAAAAGTAATAATTATCTTTTGAATGATAATATAAATTTATTTAATGATCAAAAAATATTTTTTCAGAATTTAGATTATGCTATTTTAAAAAGAAAAAATATTATAATATCTGCGCCAACATCTTTTGGAAAATCGTTTATGATGAGAGAGATAATTTTAAAAAAAAATATGGGAAATTTTTTTTTCATAGTTCCGACGATATCACTTCAAAATGAATATTTTTCAGAATTTTATAAAAAGTTACTTAATAAAGATTTTGAAAAAAAAATATATATTGGAATTGAAGTGGTAAATGATCATGATTTTAATGCATTCAATAAAAATATTTTTATTTTAACTCAAGAAAAAATGTTATCTTTTATTAGAAAATATGAAAACTCTATGTTAAATATTGATTATGTGGTTTTTGATGAATTTCAGGAATTTATAATGAATCCATTTGACTCTAGAGGTTCAATAATGTACTCCGTAATTGAATTTTTTAATAATTTTAATACACCGCATGTTTTTGCTATGCCTTTAATTGCTAGTCCTTTAAGTAAAATTAAAAAAGTTTTACAAAATATTGAAGAAAGAAATTATGTTGAAATAATTTCAAAAATTGATTATTCTTTAAAGGATTTTTACTTATTAAAAAATAATAGTACTTCAGAAAAATGAAATATTAAAATAAATGATAATAATATTAAAGTTGCAGAAATTAATGAAAAATTAAAAAAAGATCATCTTATCAAAAAAATAATTGAAACGGAAAGTAATAATACAACTATTGTATTTAGTCAAAAATCAAAAATTAAAAAAAAGAATTATGATTTTTTTAATTTAAATAGTACTAATTTCAAAAATAATAATAAGATTCTGTTAGTTTTAAATTATATAAAAAATAATTTAGCGGATGAGAGATATTATATATATAAAGCCTTGGAAAATGGAGTTGCTATACATCATTCTGATATAGACTTTTACTTAAAAAAACAAATTGAATTTTTATATAAAAATAAAATTATAAAATGTATATTTACAACTGAAACATTAGCACATGGAGTAAATTTAAATGCTACAAATTTTATTTTTGATGCAAATGTGAGCGGATCAGTACATAAAAGCAATTCTAGAAAGGAACTTACTTATAAAAATTTAATTGGAAGAGTAGGAAGAATTAATAATAATAGAGGGAAAATATTTTTATTTAAAGAAGATAAATACCATAAAATGACAAAAAAAGTTGAATTTCTTGATTTACAACTTGATATTGATATTGATACTAATCTTAATATGATTAAAGAACAAATTAAAAATCATAAGTTAATTTCAGAGCAATCAATTTTAAAAATGGCTACAAATTTCTCTTGTTTTCCAATAAATGAAGATATTTTAAAAGAAAACAATTATAGTAATTCTGATATTCAAGATTGTAAAAATAACGAATTTATATATGATTCAAGTCCTGTTCCAACAAGTAGTATTAAAGATGCAAAAAAATGAATAAATGATGAACATATTTTAATAAAGAAACTTATTAATGCAAATGATATTAAAAATGATTCTTTTTTTAATAATTTTTTAAATATTTATTGTGAAAAAATTTGAAATTTTTATGGACGATGATATTTTAAAAAGGGAGAAGCTACCTATTTTATACAAACTTTAAAAAATAAATTTTATGGAAGAAAATTAATAGAAGAAGTTCAATACTATATTTCAAAAATGGATAATGGAATTTTTTGACATAGAAAAGGTAAAGACTTTGAATTTTATACAAATTCTCCACCTAATGATAATAATGAAAAATATCAAAAATATAATGTACATAGTACTTTGGGTTATTCAACTTTGGTTGATTATTTAACATATGTTAGAAAGAGATATTTGGAATATGGATATACAACATTTATCTCTGATATTTCGCATATATATGAAGTTAACTTTGAGGAAAAACTTTTTGAATATGAATTTGAGGAAATTAGAAATAAATTATCAAATATTGGTATTGATTCTGATTTAATAAACAAAATTATTATTAATGATAAAGAAATAAATAATATATCATTGCATTTATCAAAAATTAATTCTTATAAGGACTTAATAGAAATATTAACAGATAAAGAACTAAAATGAATAATTGAAACTTGTTTTGAATAAATTTTTTTTAGGCTTATTTTATATTTTATTTCTTATAAAAACAAAAAATCAATTTAAATGAATACACATAATGTTAAAAAAAATAAAAATCTATAGAAGTGAAATTTTATATGTAAATATCTTACACAATAAATTAAATATTTTTACTTTTGAATAAATATAAAAATTCAAAATAGATATTAAAATAATTATAGAATCTTTTAAGAGTTTTTATTATAATAGTATATATTTATATTATAGTAGAAATTATAATATATATTAACTTGAAAGTTTGATATTAAAAAAAGTTAATTATAGTTTCATTGCAAAAATAATAACAAGTTTTTTGGAAATAATAGAAAAGCTAATTTTAAAGGTACTAATTTATGATGCAATAATGATAAAAGTAATAAAAAAAATTAATTCTATAAAATTACATAGTTATGTTTTATATTTCTTATAATTAAGCTATTTAAATATGCCTTAAAATTTGATATAATATTAAAAATACCTTAATGGGAGAAATAGACATGAAAATAAAAAAGATTATTGCTAAGAATTTTATGCATCCAGGAAAACAAACTTTTGCATTAAGTGAAGATCATATTTTAAAACAAGGAATTTATAATGATGCAAATGACATATTAGAGTTAAACAAGATATTTAATGGAACTTGATTAGATTCAAATATGAGTTTTGAAAAGTATTATCCAAAGTTTGCAAGAAAACTAGCAAATAAAGAAATGAATCTTCAAATTGATGCTTTATTTTTTCTTGAAGAAGAGGAATTAACTCAATTAAATAAAATTCTAAAATCTTTAGGAGTTGTAAAAGAATGAAAATCAAGAAGTTTTTATTATTCAATTAAATGTGTTTATCCTTATATTTTCCCAATTGTTAGTTTAGTGCCTGCAGAGTTTAAAACTGATAAAGTAATAGGGATCGGTAGTCACTATGAAAAATTCTTTAAAGCTAATTTAAGCAAAAGAGATATTTTAACAACGATGGGAATTAATGCTGTTGGTCAGCTAAGAGAAATTTACTTCAAATACAAAGATGTTAAAGTAAAAGAAGAAGAACAAGAAGATTACAAAAGATATTTAGAAGTTTTAAAATCAACTTTTAGATATGATGAAGAGTTCATAAAAAAATTGGGTCAGGCAATTTATAGTATTGATGATGGTGACATTATCAATTATGCTGATGAACTAGAATTTTTTATAAGAAATAATCACTTTGATAACTTTTTAAACACAATTCCCTTATTAAGAGAAAATAAGAAGTATCGTGAAGATTTTGCAACTTTATTATTTAATGTTTATTTAGTTGATCTAAAATGAATTTATTCTGTCAAAACAGCAAATGATATTGTTGAAATTAGAAAAATTGCTTATGAAAATCATTGTGAAAAAGCAGTTTACTCAAGAGAGTTAATTGAATTTTTTAAAACAAAGTTAGTTTTAAATAAAAAGAACTTTAACTATTATTCAGGAGTGAGCAAATTTAATGCAAAAGCTGATCCAACTTTAGTTTTTACAAATGAACTTAAATATGACAAAATCTTTGAAAAGGATGCAGTTGAACCTAAGCATGTCGAACCAAAGTTTAAATGAAATAAAAAAAGAAGATAAAACTTATAATAGTAATGATATGTATAATATAAATGTAGAAGAACTATTTTTTACCGGAGGTTTGCTATGGGTGAAAAAATAATAAAAAATGAATTATTAAAGAATCTTGTTAATAAACAAGATTTATATAAAGCTGCCAAAAACATAAAATTATCGAATGAAGATACTCAAAGATTTATTGAATCTATTTTTAGCAATTATTTCTTAGATAATGACAATATTAATTTTTTAGTCAAAAATGGCTATAATTTTTTTGCTTTTGAAGACCAAGAACTGTGTTTTTGCCTTAGTGGAGAAGAATTTTTAGCTTGTTGCAAAAAACACTTAGCAAAGACAAAAAATCCAAGTTATACGCCCTTTATTAAGGCTATAATTGCAACAGAAAAGTATGAAGATTACTTAAAATTCTCTTCTCAGTTATTTGAAAGCAATTATTCAAAATTGGCTAAAACTGAAAAGTGTAATTTTGTTAATTGTGAACAAAAAGCAGTTGAAAATAGCTTATATGATTTTGAATTAGATAATGAAAAATATTTAACTTCAAATAAGAGAAATATCTTTGATAATAATTACAAAATGGGTGAGTCTTTTTTTAATGAAGTTCAATCTAATCAATTTAAGTATTTTGGCTTTTGTCAAAATCATATGAATCAAATTTCAGAGATTAAAATGAATAAGAATAGCAATGATGCTGAAATTCTTTTATTTAATTTTCCAACAATAGTCAATAAATTATTTATCTCTAGAGTTCAACTTGAAGCTTTAAAAGAGGAATTTAGAAATTACTTTAATTCCATTGAAGAAGAAGCTGTTAAGCCAATGTTTATTTATAACTTAAAAAAGGTTTCCAATCATGTTAGTTCTTTACTAGAAACTTATACTTTCTTTGTTGAATCATTAAGTGGGAAAACCAATAATTTTGCAATTGCAAAATTTAGTTTACCTAAAACCAATAATTTTAGAATTAAAGATGTCTTTCAACCTCAAATAACACCTGATGATTTTAAAGTTGTTAATTCAATTAATAACTTTTTTATCTCTGAAAATTTTGCAAGTTTGGTTATGTTTTCA is part of the Spiroplasma cantharicola genome and encodes:
- a CDS encoding DEAD/DEAH box helicase → MNKENYNGFLNYFEMFGALSNLYSLFDKNLLTKIGNLDEKEIGTILGVIKYIIRKDISIEGFERDEQKNSINDILNILDDVLNKFFGNSDDNKQILKQINDLKAKLGYPKKSNNYLLNDNINLFNDQKIFFQNLDYAILKRKNIIISAPTSFGKSFMMREIILKKNMGNFFFIVPTISLQNEYFSEFYKKLLNKDFEKKIYIGIEVVNDHDFNAFNKNIFILTQEKMLSFIRKYENSMLNIDYVVFDEFQEFIMNPFDSRGSIMYSVIEFFNNFNTPHVFAMPLIASPLSKIKKVLQNIEERNYVEIISKIDYSLKDFYLLKNNSTSEKWNIKINDNNIKVAEINEKLKKDHLIKKIIETESNNTTIVFSQKSKIKKKNYDFFNLNSTNFKNNNKILLVLNYIKNNLADERYYIYKALENGVAIHHSDIDFYLKKQIEFLYKNKIIKCIFTTETLAHGVNLNATNFIFDANVSGSVHKSNSRKELTYKNLIGRVGRINNNRGKIFLFKEDKYHKMTKKVEFLDLQLDIDIDTNLNMIKEQIKNHKLISEQSILKMATNFSCFPINEDILKENNYSNSDIQDCKNNEFIYDSSPVPTSSIKDAKKWINDEHILIKKLINANDIKNDSFFNNFLNIYCEKIWNFYGRWYFKKGEATYFIQTLKNKFYGRKLIEEVQYYISKMDNGIFWHRKGKDFEFYTNSPPNDNNEKYQKYNVHSTLGYSTLVDYLTYVRKRYLEYGYTTFISDISHIYEVNFEEKLFEYEFEEIRNKLSNIGIDSDLINKIIINDKEINNISLHLSKINSYKDLIEILTDKELKWIIETCFE